The DNA region GATCATGAGCCTGTGAATAACGCCAAACTGGCTGCCAGCGCCACATTTCACTGTCTTCTGGGGTGTGGGCTGGGAGAGGTTGTCGGGATGGTTCTTGCTACCATGATTGGTCTTGGGAATGTCCAGAGCATCACACTGGCCGTCATTCTTGGTTTTGTGTTCGGCTTTTTCCTTGGACTGAGGCCGCTCCTAAAGGCAAACCTCCCTTTTTCTCATGCTTTTAAACAGATACTAGTGGCAGAAGGGTTAAGTATTGCTGTTATGGAGACTGCTGAGGTGCTGGCAGAAGTCTACACTCCAGGTGTCATGAGCGCTGGTTTGAGCGACGGCATATTCTGGATTGGTATGGTCCTGGCGCTGATGGCTGGCTTTGTTGCGGCCTATCCAGTTAACTTCGTCTTGGTAAAACGGGGCGTGCGACATTGTCATTGATTAGTGGAAGAAATAGTAATTTTCTCAATAGAAAAAAGCACTTAGATTACTTTTATCTTGATATTTAGCCAAATTTGGGGTAGGCTCTCTTCGATTTGTGGGGAAAATGACCTCGGAGCTAAATTCACACTTTTCACTCTGTAAAACTTTCATTAGAATAGTGTTCCCATCTTTGTTTTCGTCAAATGAGTGGACGAGCGGGATTGGTGCACGCAGTGATTACCAATAACCTAATAGGAGGGATCACAATGGCTAGTTTGAAGGATACTTTCTCCACGATTGGTGGATGGTTCGGCGATTTTGTCAGCCTTGGACTGTCTTTGGCGATGGTCTTTCTCGTAGTTGACGCGCTCTTTGGCGTCGGTACAACAGGAATCGTGGATAATGTGGCTGACCTTGTAGGTGCCTTTACAGATAATGGCTTAACAGGGTTAATTGCCTTCGTGGTCTTCATGTCTATCTGGGGCAGTAACTAGGTTATAATCTGACCTAAAGTAGTTTCGTCCCCTCCCTTACCGGGAGGGGACGGAATGTACTGACTCAGTAAGAGACACGTCGCTCAATTCAGTTAACCTCGGAAGACAACAGGGAGAATTAACCTATGATTAGGAATGCGCTACAGTCCATCACTGGCTGGGGCAAAGAAGTTGTAGATTTCGGCGTCGCAGTTATCATGGTGGGTGTCGTAGTTGATATCCTCTTTCCCGGAACAACGGGTGTCATTGACAATATTGCCGATTTAGTCGGTAATATTTCGTCGCAAGGCGTAGCTGGCGTAATAGCATTGCTTCTCTTTGTAACGATATACAACAGGTAGACACTTAACCGGGGCGGCATAAGACTGCTCTGCTCCTCCTAGAGGAGTGAAGTTTATCCCAATCTGATTCTGGATGGTTCATCCGTTCTGAATCTGACTGGGATTTTCTTTTACCAACGATAGTCCCCAGCAAACTTTGAATCGGGAAGGACACGGTGTAATTTCATCGGCCAGTAGAGAGGATTTATAACGTGGATTACCTGAATGCACAAACATCTTCCGGAGGAGGAATCCTCGGTTTCTTGCCCTTCGTCCTGATCCTTCTTGTCATCTATTTTCTCATGCTACGACCACAGATGAAGCAGACGAAAGAGCGTAAGGTTATGTTGGAAAACCTCAAGAAAGGAGACAAGGTCGTTACATCCGGTGGGGTACATGGTACTATCAATGGTTTCAAGGAAAAAAATTCAACTGTTATCTTAACGGTAGACAAGAATGTGAAACTTACAGTGAGTAAATCAGCTATATCCGGGCTTAGCTCAACTAAAGAGTAAGGAAGTTTGATGGCGGCGCTTCCGGTTATCACATATGGTGAGCCTATACTAAGAAAAGTCCTTGAAATTGTGGAGGACTTTGACGCTATCCAAGACTTAGTCCCGGACATGTTCGATACCATGTATGAGGAGGAGGGGATCGGTCTGGCTGCCAGCCAGATCGGCGTCGATCTGAACCTGATGATAATCGATATTTCTCACGCGGATCAAAATCACCCCCCTGCTGCTTACGTTAACGGGCAAATTATTGACCAGTCAGGTTCCATATCTCTGGAGGAAGGTTGCCTGAGTATCCCGGAAGTTCGTGTGGATGTAACCCGTTCAGAAAAGGTGATATTTGCCTATCAGGATCTGGGCGGTAATCATCATGAAGCAGAGTTTGACGATCTCATGGCAACAGTTATTCAGCACGAGATGGATCACCTCAACGGCCGTCTTATAATCGATCATGCCTCTCAACTGGACAAACACCGGATCCGGAAACAGTTGAAAGAGCTGGTATCGCATCACTCCTGAGGTCCCAATTTCGCAGACCGTAGCCTGTTGAACCCACTCCGCATCGTCTTTATGGGGAATCCGGACTTCGCTGTTCTGTCCCTGAATGAGCTGATGTCATCAAAGCACGAAGTAGTTGCGGTGGTCACATCCCCAGACAAGCCTCGGGGCAGGGGAAAATTGGTATTGCCCACTGCGGTGGCTCAAAGGGCGTCTGATTATGCTTTGCCGGTGATTCAGCCGGCTTCGCTGAAAAACGAGTCCTTTGTTTCACAACTTCGGGAACTGAAGGCTGATCTCTTTGTTGTTGTAGCGTTTCGTCTACTACCTTCAACGGTATTGGAGATTCCGAAAATAGGGTCAATGAATCTCCATCCATCTCTATTGCCAAAATACCGGGGAGCTGCACCCCTTCAATGGGCTCTTATGAACGGTGATGTGAAGACGGGGATCACAACATTTTTTATCTCTCCTACGATGGACACTGGAGATATTTTGATGACAAGGCCTATGATCATTTTCCCAGAAGACGATTCCGGATCTCTCTCTCGCCGTGCCTCTCAACTCGGTGCCCATTTGCTTGTGTGGACAATTGACAATCTGGTGCACGGTACTGCCACACCTGAACCACAGGACGAAAGCAGCGTCAGCCATGCACCTAAGATTGTCTCTGAGGATTGCAAGATTGACTGGACAAAACCTGCCGTTAGTGTGAGGAATCAAGTTTGTGCTCTGTCTCCCACGCCTGGTGCATACACATTTCTGGCCAACCGCCGCCTGAAAATCTTCAAATGTGCACTCTCTTTGGCGGAGAAAGGGAACCCAGGGGAAGTGGTCTCTCTGGATAAATCATCGTTTACGGTGAGGTGCGGTTCCGGCAGTACGGTCATTCAGGAACTTCAACCGGAGGGGAAACGGCGGATGAAAGGTGGGGAATTTCTTGCCGGCGCCCGGTTGAAGGCAGGAGATTATCTTGGCAAATAAGCTATCGGCGAGGGAACACACTGTTAGAATTCTCGATGAATTCGAGCGAAGCTCCGAAAGGCTTTCGGCAATTTTTAATAACTATTTCGCTACCAATTACACATCCTCCAAATCGCGGCCAGAAATCACCCATCTTGTACAGGATATTGTCCGTCACCGCGGCTACATTGATCATATTATCAATTCTCTGTTCAGAGGCAACTATGAAACAGCCGACAACATTCTCAGGAATACACTAAGGCTGGGAACATACGAAATCATCTATAGGGATCACGTCCCGGACTTTGCGGCGGTGAATGAAGCGGTGGAGATCGCAAAGCGGAAGCGGGGTAAGGGTGCAGCGGGCCTCACAAATGCGCTGCTCCGAAAGGTCCGTGAAGCGGATGCGTCCATTGAGAAAGAACTTTCTCCAGAAGCACCCATTCAGCAGACGGCGACTCTTCTGTCCCACCCTGGCTGGATGGTTAGGCGGTGGATAGATTCTTTCGGCTGGGAACGGACGATCCAACTTTGCGAGTGGAACAATACAGTTCCAATCCTCACCGTTCGTATGAATTCACTCCGAACCGAGAAGGAAGCATTTGAGAAGTTTATGAAAGAGAGTATGGTTAAGTGGGAGCCAAACCAAATTTTATCGGAGTTTTACACTGTTCAGCAAGTATCAAAGATTAAGGCAAGCCGTCAGTTCGGTGAGGGCCATTTTTCATTTCAGGATGTTTCTTCCGGATTAGTTGTAAATCTTTTGAAGCCAACTGAAGGTGACACCGTTCTCGATGTCTGTGCCGCTCCCGGAGGAAAGTGCTGCTACATGGCAGAACTCATGAGGAACAGCGGTTTAGTTCATGCGTTTGATGTGGATGCTGACAGGATTGAACTGTTAAAGGAATCAGTAGAGCGATTGAGACTCAATTCGGTGCAGGTGGAACAGAAGAATGCCACAGTTGACTCCTTTCCGATTTCCGGTAAAATCCTCATCGATGCGCCCTGTACCGGTACCGGCGTCATGGCCAAACGGGCTGATCTGAAATGGCGAAGACGTCTGTCTGACCTGGACAAAATGGTCACTTTGCAGAAGAGAATAATCAGTCATACAGCTCAGTTTCTGGGTCCGGAAGGAGAACTGGTTTACGCCACCTGT from Candidatus Neomarinimicrobiota bacterium includes:
- a CDS encoding DUF4396 domain-containing protein, which codes for DHEPVNNAKLAASATFHCLLGCGLGEVVGMVLATMIGLGNVQSITLAVILGFVFGFFLGLRPLLKANLPFSHAFKQILVAEGLSIAVMETAEVLAEVYTPGVMSAGLSDGIFWIGMVLALMAGFVAAYPVNFVLVKRGVRHCH
- the yajC gene encoding preprotein translocase subunit YajC, whose protein sequence is MLRPQMKQTKERKVMLENLKKGDKVVTSGGVHGTINGFKEKNSTVILTVDKNVKLTVSKSAISGLSSTKE
- the def gene encoding peptide deformylase, whose protein sequence is MAALPVITYGEPILRKVLEIVEDFDAIQDLVPDMFDTMYEEEGIGLAASQIGVDLNLMIIDISHADQNHPPAAYVNGQIIDQSGSISLEEGCLSIPEVRVDVTRSEKVIFAYQDLGGNHHEAEFDDLMATVIQHEMDHLNGRLIIDHASQLDKHRIRKQLKELVSHHS
- a CDS encoding methionyl-tRNA formyltransferase, whose amino-acid sequence is MNPLRIVFMGNPDFAVLSLNELMSSKHEVVAVVTSPDKPRGRGKLVLPTAVAQRASDYALPVIQPASLKNESFVSQLRELKADLFVVVAFRLLPSTVLEIPKIGSMNLHPSLLPKYRGAAPLQWALMNGDVKTGITTFFISPTMDTGDILMTRPMIIFPEDDSGSLSRRASQLGAHLLVWTIDNLVHGTATPEPQDESSVSHAPKIVSEDCKIDWTKPAVSVRNQVCALSPTPGAYTFLANRRLKIFKCALSLAEKGNPGEVVSLDKSSFTVRCGSGSTVIQELQPEGKRRMKGGEFLAGARLKAGDYLGK
- the rsmB gene encoding 16S rRNA (cytosine(967)-C(5))-methyltransferase RsmB produces the protein MILANKLSAREHTVRILDEFERSSERLSAIFNNYFATNYTSSKSRPEITHLVQDIVRHRGYIDHIINSLFRGNYETADNILRNTLRLGTYEIIYRDHVPDFAAVNEAVEIAKRKRGKGAAGLTNALLRKVREADASIEKELSPEAPIQQTATLLSHPGWMVRRWIDSFGWERTIQLCEWNNTVPILTVRMNSLRTEKEAFEKFMKESMVKWEPNQILSEFYTVQQVSKIKASRQFGEGHFSFQDVSSGLVVNLLKPTEGDTVLDVCAAPGGKCCYMAELMRNSGLVHAFDVDADRIELLKESVERLRLNSVQVEQKNATVDSFPISGKILIDAPCTGTGVMAKRADLKWRRRLSDLDKMVTLQKRIISHTAQFLGPEGELVYATCSVEPEENWGVTDSFLADNPSFSTLSAEGRVPPEFLDVRGALSTFPSEHGTDGVFAVILRRNS